The following proteins are encoded in a genomic region of Hymenobacter siberiensis:
- a CDS encoding tryptophan 2,3-dioxygenase family protein — protein MSPSPTQEDFSPAVLAQLHRLQEKYAPDGQDLAAYLEGLYHAKYINYWDYIKLDTLLSLQRPLTNIPDERIFIMYHQISELYFKLCLCEYEQIGNLPQPTLSEVVLRLGRINRYFDNLIDSFDVMVDGMDKQQFLDFRMALMPASGFQSVQYRMIEIASTSLENLTDEAKRQALGKASDYDYDELLGCIYWKAGATVEASGAKALTLIEFERKYTADLVRHAEAYHHRNVWAVVQRLPAEERQHPRLLRALRQLDISVNVNWPLMHFKSAVRYLQRNPTDVAATGGTNWRSYLPPKFQRRIFYPQLWSAQELEEWGKGWVDSVLEETVGA, from the coding sequence ATGTCCCCCTCTCCCACCCAGGAGGATTTTTCTCCCGCCGTGCTGGCGCAGCTGCACCGACTTCAGGAGAAATACGCCCCCGACGGCCAAGACCTGGCCGCCTACCTCGAAGGTCTCTACCACGCTAAATACATTAACTACTGGGATTACATCAAACTAGACACCCTACTCTCTCTCCAGCGCCCCCTCACCAACATCCCCGACGAGCGGATTTTCATCATGTATCACCAGATTTCAGAGCTGTATTTCAAGCTCTGCCTCTGTGAATACGAACAGATTGGCAACCTCCCGCAACCGACTTTGAGTGAAGTTGTGCTGCGCCTGGGCCGCATCAACCGCTATTTCGACAACCTCATTGACTCGTTCGATGTCATGGTGGATGGCATGGACAAGCAGCAGTTTCTCGATTTCCGCATGGCCCTGATGCCCGCCTCAGGCTTCCAGAGCGTGCAGTACCGCATGATTGAGATTGCCAGCACCAGCCTCGAAAACCTCACCGACGAGGCCAAGCGCCAGGCCCTGGGCAAGGCCTCGGACTACGACTACGACGAGCTGCTGGGCTGCATTTATTGGAAGGCCGGGGCCACCGTCGAAGCCAGCGGAGCCAAGGCCCTCACCCTCATCGAATTCGAGCGTAAATACACCGCCGACCTCGTGCGCCACGCCGAGGCCTACCACCACCGCAACGTGTGGGCCGTGGTGCAGCGCCTGCCCGCAGAAGAACGCCAACACCCGCGCCTGCTGCGCGCCCTGCGCCAGCTCGACATCAGCGTAAATGTGAACTGGCCGCTGATGCACTTCAAATCGGCGGTGCGCTACCTGCAGCGCAACCCCACCGACGTGGCCGCCACCGGTGGCACCAACTGGCGCAGCTACCTGCCCCCCAAGTTCCAGCGCCGCATCTTCTACCCCCAGCTCTGGAGCGCCCAGGAGCTGGAAGAATGGGGCAAAGGCTGGGTGGATAGTGTGCTGGAGGAAACGGTCGGCGCGTAA
- a CDS encoding TolC family protein has protein sequence MKRRNTPFFHRVRPRPLALMVGVVLATASAQAQTTPAPAPPPALGQPAAAPSGPWTLQAAVEYAVTHNLTVRQSELTAQQQVAVTRLNRAALLPTAALNGSQSFSFGTNKDPFTNQFQAVNVRANNFSAQGQVTLFSGFQLRNTIKQGQLDAQATRADVEKARNDLSLNVASSFLQLLLAQELIRASEARMGTVRQQVSRSEKLLKAGAVAEGNLLDSRAQQAGEERTLVTAQNQLALAQLALVQQMNLDPANARRFEVVVPTLPDPAQLAISDAELDPNATYEMARQKLPEIKAAELRVLSSQRNLEIARGAYYPRLTMAGGVSTGFSSVRNQQTLRTDQFTKVPVFELSPSSPTGIVPSNFVTVQPAFDVLPYKFLDQLRDNRGEFLQFNLTVPLLNGLQTRVGVQRAQINIQQSEVRAEQVRLQLRQSIEQSYADALAAQRRFAASSRQVDALALAFRNAEIRFNNGLLNGTDFNIARNNLTAAESDMIQAKYEFFFRRKVLDFYQGKPLTL, from the coding sequence ATGAAACGAAGGAATACGCCATTTTTTCATCGGGTGCGGCCCCGGCCGCTGGCGCTGATGGTCGGCGTGGTGCTGGCCACGGCCAGTGCCCAGGCCCAGACCACGCCCGCGCCCGCGCCACCGCCGGCCCTGGGCCAGCCCGCGGCGGCCCCCAGTGGCCCCTGGACGCTGCAAGCGGCCGTCGAATACGCCGTGACGCACAACCTGACCGTGCGCCAAAGCGAGCTGACCGCCCAGCAGCAGGTGGCCGTAACGCGCCTGAACCGCGCCGCGCTGCTGCCCACGGCTGCTCTCAACGGTAGCCAGAGCTTTAGCTTCGGCACCAACAAAGACCCCTTCACCAACCAGTTTCAGGCCGTGAATGTGCGGGCCAACAACTTCTCGGCCCAGGGGCAGGTCACGCTGTTTTCGGGCTTTCAGCTGCGCAATACCATCAAGCAGGGGCAGCTCGACGCGCAGGCTACGCGGGCCGACGTGGAGAAGGCGCGCAACGACTTGTCGCTGAACGTGGCCTCGTCGTTTCTGCAGCTGCTGCTGGCACAGGAGCTCATCCGGGCCTCTGAGGCGCGCATGGGCACCGTGCGCCAGCAGGTGAGCCGCAGCGAAAAGCTGCTGAAAGCCGGGGCCGTGGCCGAAGGCAACCTGCTTGACAGCCGCGCCCAGCAGGCCGGCGAGGAACGCACCCTTGTGACGGCCCAAAACCAGCTGGCCCTGGCCCAGCTGGCCCTGGTGCAGCAAATGAACCTCGACCCGGCCAACGCCCGCCGCTTTGAAGTGGTGGTGCCCACCCTGCCCGACCCCGCCCAGCTGGCCATTTCCGATGCCGAGCTGGACCCTAACGCGACCTACGAAATGGCCCGCCAGAAGCTGCCCGAAATAAAGGCGGCCGAGCTGCGCGTGCTTAGCTCCCAGCGCAACCTCGAAATTGCCCGGGGCGCTTACTATCCGCGCCTGACCATGGCCGGAGGCGTTTCGACGGGCTTCTCGTCGGTACGGAACCAGCAGACGCTGCGCACCGACCAGTTTACGAAGGTGCCGGTTTTTGAGCTTTCGCCTTCGTCCCCGACCGGAATTGTGCCCTCGAACTTTGTGACGGTGCAACCCGCCTTTGATGTACTGCCCTACAAATTTCTGGACCAGCTACGCGACAACCGGGGCGAGTTTCTGCAGTTTAACCTCACCGTCCCCCTCCTCAACGGCCTGCAAACGCGGGTGGGTGTGCAGCGGGCCCAAATCAATATTCAGCAAAGCGAGGTGCGGGCCGAGCAGGTCCGGCTGCAGTTGCGCCAGTCCATCGAGCAGAGCTACGCCGATGCGTTGGCGGCCCAGCGCCGGTTCGCGGCCAGCTCGCGGCAGGTAGATGCGTTGGCCCTGGCCTTTCGCAATGCCGAAATCCGCTTCAACAACGGCTTGCTGAACGGAACCGATTTCAACATCGCCCGCAACAATCTCACGGCCGCCGAGTCGGATATGATTCAGGCCAAGTACGAATTTTTCTTCCGCCGTAAAGTGCTCGATTTCTATCAGGGCAAGCCGCTGACTCTCTAA
- a CDS encoding efflux RND transporter periplasmic adaptor subunit: MKNNRLLYILLGLVLVLIGGYIVAKKKGWVGKTPGVEVLMAKAGPTNIVEKVSASGKVQPETEVKISPDVSGEIIELYVQEGDSVRKGQLLLRIRPDNYQAQVAVQSAQVGTQRANVGQAQARLQQLLASAKQTELTFRRNSSLYKQKVISQADYEASQAAYNASQEEINSARQTIRASQSTVSAASASLEEARKNLNKTTIYAPVSGTVSKLNVKKGERVVGTTQMAGTEIMRIANLNNMEVRVNVNENDVNNVSIGDSVEVEVDAYSNKDEKFRGLVTNIANTAKDALTAEAVTEFEVRIRLLPESYQHLLRNVRGHIVVPFRPGMTASVDIITERKGGVLSVPLAAVTTRSDSAKTDDTKNGPRMGGRVSGTATAVDPSANAKKVDIQEVVFVIKDGKAVMTPVKTGISDFQNIEILSGVPAGAQVVTGPFRAVAKTLKDGSVVEIKDAKSLNKEALKDDPEAGK; encoded by the coding sequence ATGAAAAACAACCGTTTACTGTATATTCTGCTGGGTTTGGTGCTCGTGCTCATCGGGGGCTACATTGTGGCAAAGAAAAAAGGCTGGGTGGGCAAAACCCCCGGCGTGGAAGTGCTGATGGCCAAGGCCGGCCCCACTAATATTGTAGAGAAAGTGAGCGCCTCGGGCAAGGTGCAGCCCGAAACCGAAGTGAAAATATCGCCCGACGTGTCCGGCGAAATCATTGAGCTTTATGTGCAGGAAGGCGATTCTGTGCGCAAGGGCCAGCTGCTGCTCCGCATTCGGCCCGATAACTACCAGGCCCAGGTAGCGGTGCAAAGTGCCCAGGTGGGCACCCAGCGCGCCAACGTGGGCCAGGCCCAGGCCCGCCTCCAGCAGCTCCTGGCCTCGGCCAAGCAAACGGAGCTCACGTTCCGTCGCAATTCCTCGCTGTATAAGCAGAAGGTGATTTCGCAGGCCGACTACGAAGCCAGCCAGGCCGCCTACAATGCCTCGCAGGAGGAAATTAACAGCGCCCGCCAAACCATCCGGGCTTCGCAAAGCACCGTGAGCGCGGCCTCGGCCTCGCTGGAGGAAGCCCGCAAAAACCTCAACAAAACCACGATTTACGCGCCCGTGAGCGGCACCGTGAGCAAGCTCAACGTGAAGAAGGGCGAGCGCGTGGTGGGCACCACCCAGATGGCCGGCACCGAAATCATGCGCATTGCCAACCTCAACAACATGGAGGTGCGCGTGAACGTGAACGAGAACGACGTGAACAACGTGAGCATCGGCGATTCGGTGGAAGTTGAAGTAGACGCGTACAGCAACAAGGACGAGAAGTTCCGGGGCCTCGTGACCAACATTGCCAATACGGCCAAGGATGCCCTCACGGCCGAAGCCGTGACCGAGTTTGAAGTGCGTATCCGGCTGCTGCCCGAGAGCTACCAGCACCTGCTGCGTAACGTGCGCGGCCACATCGTGGTGCCGTTTCGTCCGGGCATGACGGCCTCCGTCGACATCATCACCGAACGCAAGGGCGGTGTATTGAGCGTGCCGCTGGCCGCCGTAACCACCCGCTCGGACTCGGCCAAAACCGATGATACCAAAAACGGCCCCCGCATGGGCGGCCGGGTCAGCGGCACTGCCACCGCCGTGGACCCGAGTGCAAACGCGAAAAAGGTCGATATCCAGGAAGTGGTTTTCGTGATTAAGGACGGCAAGGCGGTGATGACGCCAGTGAAAACCGGCATCAGCGACTTCCAGAACATTGAGATTCTGAGCGGCGTGCCGGCCGGGGCGCAGGTGGTGACCGGGCCGTTCCGGGCCGTGGCCAAAACCCTGAAAGACGGCTCCGTCGTGGAAATCAAGGATGCCAAATCGCTCAATAAAGAAGCGCTGAAGGACGACCCTGAAGCGGGTAAGTAA
- the sdaAB gene encoding L-serine ammonia-lyase, iron-sulfur-dependent subunit beta, with protein MAEKSSIFDMIGPVMIGPSSSHTAGVVRIARAAIRILGAVPTEAVVTFYNSFARTYEGHGSDRAIVAGLLGYAPDDTRIRTAFDHAEAAGLHYTFQSVGNASTMHPNTIKLNLLDGATGHRVEVVGQSRGGGVIRIVEVDGFPADFSGALHTLIIDANDVPGSIAFIASVIAHDQCNIATMMVSRKGRNDAARQFIEMDSPIKEITLAYLRQLSWVQGITYIPTLE; from the coding sequence ATGGCTGAAAAATCCAGCATTTTTGATATGATTGGCCCCGTGATGATTGGGCCCAGCTCATCGCATACGGCCGGCGTGGTGCGTATTGCTCGGGCCGCCATTCGCATTCTGGGGGCCGTGCCTACCGAGGCGGTGGTCACGTTCTACAACTCGTTTGCCCGTACCTACGAGGGCCACGGCTCGGACCGCGCCATTGTGGCCGGCCTGCTGGGCTACGCGCCCGACGATACCCGCATCCGCACCGCGTTCGACCATGCCGAGGCGGCTGGCTTGCACTATACCTTTCAGAGCGTGGGCAATGCCTCTACCATGCATCCCAATACCATTAAGCTGAATTTGCTGGATGGTGCCACCGGACACCGCGTGGAAGTGGTGGGCCAGAGCCGGGGCGGGGGCGTGATTCGCATTGTGGAGGTGGACGGCTTTCCGGCCGATTTTTCGGGAGCGCTGCACACGCTCATTATCGATGCCAACGACGTGCCCGGTTCCATTGCCTTCATCGCCTCGGTTATCGCCCACGACCAGTGCAACATTGCCACCATGATGGTGAGCCGCAAGGGCCGCAACGATGCCGCCCGGCAGTTCATCGAAATGGACAGCCCGATTAAAGAAATAACCCTGGCCTATCTGCGTCAATTAAGCTGGGTGCAGGGCATCACCTACATTCCAACGCTGGAATAA
- a CDS encoding MFS transporter — protein MIGALAALGALYLRTHMGETAAFEQQQNALLADPEGEGRAPSPSQFRMLMQHPRAVLTVVGLTLGGTLAFYTFTTYAQKFLVNTSGFSKEQATLISFGVMAVALLFQPLLGALSDKVGRRPVLLMFGIGATLGTVPLLRQLAHTQDEWVAAGLLIAALFVVSGYTSISAVVKAELFPTEIRALGVGLPFALTVAIFGGTAEYVALFAKQHGVEEWFYWYVTGCALLSLLVYWRMGETRAEKGRMAE, from the coding sequence GTGATTGGGGCGCTGGCGGCGCTGGGTGCCCTTTACCTGCGCACGCACATGGGCGAAACCGCCGCTTTCGAGCAGCAGCAAAACGCCCTTTTAGCCGACCCCGAAGGCGAGGGCAGGGCACCCTCGCCCAGCCAGTTTCGCATGCTGATGCAGCACCCGCGGGCTGTGCTCACCGTGGTGGGCCTCACGCTGGGCGGCACGCTGGCCTTCTACACCTTCACCACCTACGCCCAGAAATTCCTGGTTAATACCTCCGGTTTTTCCAAGGAGCAGGCTACGTTGATTTCGTTCGGGGTGATGGCGGTGGCCCTGTTGTTTCAGCCCTTGCTGGGTGCTCTTTCCGATAAGGTTGGGCGCCGGCCGGTGCTGCTCATGTTTGGCATTGGGGCCACGCTGGGCACGGTGCCGCTGCTGCGGCAGCTGGCCCACACGCAAGATGAGTGGGTGGCGGCGGGCCTGCTCATCGCGGCGCTGTTTGTGGTGAGCGGCTACACGTCCATCAGCGCGGTGGTGAAGGCGGAGCTGTTCCCCACCGAAATCCGGGCGCTGGGCGTGGGTCTGCCGTTTGCCCTCACGGTGGCCATTTTTGGCGGCACGGCCGAATACGTGGCCCTCTTCGCCAAGCAGCACGGCGTAGAGGAGTGGTTTTACTGGTACGTAACGGGCTGCGCGCTGCTTTCGCTGCTGGTGTACTGGCGCATGGGCGAAACGCGGGCCGAGAAGGGCCGGATGGCGGAGTAA
- a CDS encoding tetratricopeptide repeat protein, producing MKQFIKLALPVVLVFKLGSAAAQVASNGNINQLPLYGGLEKSRSLKKADATFLAFCDQNFPTRKEASVYHSKKGWDFFYAKDSETAIKRFNQAWLLDSTNASAYWGFGVVEGQRQHPADALRYFQISRRHNPANRRLLIDMAQALLSRYDVTHHSPDLDTAVARLQEYLADTSDTKGTTDAYMKMAVAYFFKRDYRNAWEYVDSASTLDATATHNWEFIPELQKASPR from the coding sequence ATGAAACAGTTTATTAAACTTGCGCTGCCAGTCGTGCTGGTTTTTAAACTCGGAAGCGCAGCAGCCCAGGTTGCGAGCAACGGTAATATTAACCAGCTCCCCCTGTATGGCGGATTGGAGAAAAGCCGGTCCCTGAAAAAAGCTGATGCAACGTTTCTGGCCTTTTGTGACCAAAACTTTCCCACTCGCAAGGAGGCTTCAGTCTATCATTCAAAAAAAGGCTGGGATTTCTTTTATGCCAAAGACTCCGAAACGGCCATCAAACGGTTCAACCAAGCGTGGCTATTGGACAGCACCAATGCGTCTGCTTATTGGGGCTTCGGAGTAGTTGAAGGCCAACGCCAACACCCTGCCGATGCTCTGCGCTATTTCCAAATCAGCCGGCGCCACAATCCCGCTAATCGGCGCTTATTAATTGATATGGCTCAGGCGCTACTCAGTCGATATGATGTAACTCATCACTCGCCGGATTTGGATACGGCCGTAGCCAGGCTTCAGGAGTATCTGGCAGATACAAGTGATACCAAGGGCACCACCGATGCGTATATGAAAATGGCAGTAGCTTATTTTTTTAAGCGTGATTACAGAAATGCCTGGGAATACGTGGACTCAGCCAGTACCCTGGATGCAACGGCCACGCACAATTGGGAATTTATACCCGAGCTTCAGAAAGCCTCCCCACGATAA